The proteins below come from a single Oxobacter pfennigii genomic window:
- a CDS encoding FmdE family protein — MDKKIWEKCVEFHGHECPGLAIGVKASEAAVDKLGIKFSSDEELVCITENDACGVDAIQVITGCSLGKGNLIYRGTGKQAYSFFNRKTGESIRLVLKPFTRKMERKERQEYILSAPADEIFDIKAPKFKLPEEARIFQTIICEVCGEGAPEHKIRLSEGKKVCLDCFEDYSRGW, encoded by the coding sequence ATGGACAAAAAGATATGGGAAAAATGTGTGGAGTTTCATGGACATGAATGCCCAGGTCTGGCCATAGGAGTAAAGGCCAGTGAAGCAGCTGTAGATAAGCTGGGTATAAAATTTTCATCCGATGAAGAGCTGGTGTGTATCACAGAAAATGATGCCTGCGGTGTGGATGCAATTCAGGTCATCACAGGCTGCAGTCTGGGGAAAGGCAATCTTATATATAGAGGTACGGGAAAACAGGCTTATAGCTTTTTTAACAGAAAGACAGGAGAAAGTATAAGGCTTGTATTGAAACCTTTTACAAGAAAGATGGAAAGAAAGGAGCGCCAGGAATACATATTAAGCGCTCCCGCTGATGAAATATTTGATATTAAAGCCCCTAAATTTAAACTTCCTGAAGAGGCAAGAATATTTCAGACCATAATATGCGAAGTTTGCGGAGAGGGAGCTCCGGAGCATAAAATAAGGCTTAGTGAAGGCAAAAAAGTATGCCTGGACTGCTTTGAGGATTACAGCAGAGGCTGGTAA
- a CDS encoding ABC transporter substrate-binding protein: MKKTLRSLPRLLFLLVILCIVLAGCGSNNKPAQSGTIGPEFIKNETESTITITDPLGNEVTLPKNPQRVVSLYASYLDLWYEAGGKAIASVSSASLPEGVEDLGSMSQISPEKILALKPDLMILTSSMESQVALKDILEENKIPYLFVKYDLYQDYIDNLELMSRLNGTQEQVDPKVKEIEDKINATIDGVKGKTAPKVLIMFTTSKAISCEVSKGTTGNMVELLGGTNIVKDIPVEGETRVDFSMESIAAGDPDMILIKTMGDVEACKALVKKELESNEAWAAMRAVKEGKVYYLDKELFLNKPNERFPEAFETLAGYLYPDK, encoded by the coding sequence ATGAAAAAAACATTAAGAAGTTTGCCCAGATTACTATTTCTGCTTGTGATTTTATGTATTGTTTTAGCCGGGTGCGGCTCGAACAATAAGCCGGCACAATCCGGCACCATTGGTCCGGAGTTTATAAAAAATGAAACCGAAAGCACTATAACTATTACGGATCCTTTAGGGAATGAAGTGACCCTTCCCAAAAACCCTCAAAGGGTAGTCAGCCTATATGCATCCTACCTTGATTTGTGGTATGAAGCCGGAGGAAAAGCTATTGCAAGCGTATCATCAGCTTCACTGCCGGAAGGTGTTGAGGATTTAGGCAGCATGAGCCAAATCAGTCCTGAAAAAATACTTGCACTTAAACCGGATCTCATGATTTTAACCAGCAGTATGGAATCTCAGGTTGCTCTAAAGGATATATTGGAAGAGAATAAAATACCTTATTTATTTGTAAAATATGATCTTTACCAGGATTATATCGATAATCTTGAGTTAATGTCCAGGCTTAATGGAACTCAGGAACAGGTAGATCCCAAAGTTAAAGAGATCGAAGATAAAATTAATGCGACAATCGATGGAGTAAAAGGAAAAACAGCTCCAAAAGTACTTATTATGTTCACAACAAGCAAAGCCATATCATGCGAAGTATCAAAGGGAACTACAGGAAATATGGTTGAACTCCTCGGGGGAACTAATATAGTAAAGGATATACCAGTTGAAGGCGAAACACGTGTGGATTTCAGTATGGAAAGCATTGCAGCAGGTGATCCGGATATGATTTTGATCAAAACCATGGGCGATGTCGAGGCATGCAAAGCATTGGTCAAAAAAGAACTGGAATCTAACGAGGCCTGGGCAGCCATGCGCGCCGTGAAAGAAGGCAAGGTCTATTACCTGGATAAAGAATTATTTTTAAATAAACCAAATGAGAGATTCCCTGAAGCATTTGAAACATTGGCCGGATATTTGTATCCGGATAAATAA
- a CDS encoding FecCD family ABC transporter permease, with product MTVQLTDSLKKIRERTVFRVTVLISLIIILILSLFISTALGAYKITVGEVLRTIFVEREGLSRQIIWTIRFPRTLVAGLVGVCLSLSGVILQGIMRNPLASPSIIGVSSGAGITGIFILILFPEFIYLVPPVSFIGALSTTLLIYALAWKDGINPMRMVLAGVAVSAFLGAGINALLIFFPDRVQGVVDFMVGSLAAKTWKHFRMLWPYTFLGTALLMLLSKQLNTLLLGDEIAIGLGIHVERVRMIFIAISSLLAASAVSVVGLLGFVGLIVPHMARLLIGSDYRYLIPASALLGAITLIFCDTVARLVLSPMEIPVGIIMAMLGAPFFLYLLRGGLKKNA from the coding sequence ATGACGGTACAATTAACTGATTCCTTAAAAAAAATACGAGAAAGAACAGTATTCAGGGTTACTGTTTTAATCTCATTAATTATTATTTTAATTTTATCACTATTTATAAGTACAGCACTGGGAGCCTATAAAATAACTGTCGGGGAAGTCTTGAGAACCATATTTGTAGAAAGAGAAGGACTAAGCCGCCAGATTATTTGGACAATCCGGTTTCCCAGGACATTGGTGGCAGGATTGGTAGGTGTGTGCCTTTCATTATCGGGAGTTATATTACAGGGGATTATGAGAAATCCCCTGGCCTCTCCCAGTATTATCGGTGTTTCTTCAGGTGCGGGAATAACGGGAATATTCATACTTATACTTTTCCCGGAGTTTATTTATTTAGTACCTCCCGTATCTTTTATCGGAGCTTTATCGACCACTCTTCTTATATATGCACTTGCATGGAAAGACGGTATAAATCCCATGCGCATGGTTTTGGCAGGTGTGGCAGTTTCAGCCTTCTTAGGCGCAGGAATCAATGCCTTGCTTATTTTCTTCCCAGACCGTGTCCAGGGAGTGGTGGATTTTATGGTGGGAAGCCTTGCCGCAAAAACCTGGAAGCATTTTAGAATGCTATGGCCATACACCTTTCTGGGTACGGCACTTCTTATGCTCTTGTCCAAACAGTTAAATACCTTATTACTAGGCGACGAAATAGCAATTGGCTTAGGAATACATGTTGAACGAGTCAGAATGATTTTTATTGCCATATCTTCTCTGCTGGCAGCAAGCGCTGTAAGCGTTGTCGGCCTGTTGGGATTCGTAGGGCTGATTGTACCCCATATGGCAAGGCTTTTAATTGGTTCCGACTACAGATACCTAATTCCTGCCAGTGCGCTTTTAGGAGCAATAACCCTTATATTTTGCGATACAGTAGCCAGGCTTGTTTTAAGCCCGATGGAAATTCCCGTGGGAATTATTATGGCGATGCTTGGTGCTCCGTTTTTTCTATATCTTTTAAGAGGAGGGCTGAAAAAAAATGCTTAA
- the fdhF gene encoding formate dehydrogenase subunit alpha — MVNLTIDGQKITVQDGTTILEAARELGIDIPNFCYDKDLTVTAACRMCVVEVAGARNLPAACATPVTEGMVIQTESPRVVESRKMNLDLLLANHPQDCLTCEKTGDCRLQDYCYRYGIKESSYKGEKKQIAIDSENHLIERDQNKCILCGKCVSVCREVQVTTAVDFIGRGFDTKVTPPFDLPLSQDSCRFCGQCVSMCPTGALTNKQFKGVRPWEVKKVQTTCPFCGVGCNFDLNVKNGKVVGVTPNADAPVNGRSMCVKGRFHTDMIYSPDRITTPLIKKEGKFVEASWEEALSLVSEKFKEIKARDGGDAIAALSSARCTNEDNWAMQKFMRAVIGTNNVDHCARTUHAPTVAGLAATLGSGAMTNSIDEIEFNDVLFIIGSNAPEAHPVIGSKMKRAVRRGAKLIVVDPRRTELAQHSEIWLQITPGTDAALINGLIYLIVKNGWADMKFVEERCEGFDDMWKVVQNYHPEMVSEITGIPVDKIYAAAELYAKTEKAGIYYTLGITEHTTGTENVMNLANLAMVTGHLGIESAGINPLRGQNNVQGACDLAALPNVYPGYRSIADPAAKAAFEEAWGVPLSEKMGLRIPEMIDVAVYGKLKAMYIMGEDPVLTDPDANHVKKAMSSLEFLVVQDLYMTETAKFADVFLPAALYAEKDGTFTNTERRVQRVRKAVEAPGQCRADWDIICDISKRMGYNMDYKDAEEIFEEIRRLTPSYSGITYKRIEKIGLQWPCPTVEHPGTKYLHKGVFPRGKGLMQGIEYKAPAELTNQDYPMLLTTGRMLYHYNIMTRHSSNLDTLRPHELAEINPEDAEKLGIQDGEEIRVTSRRGSIVTKTIITDKVSPGVMFMTFHYKESPVNELTNSAYDPISKTAEYKVSAVKIEKFAAAGGV, encoded by the coding sequence TTGGTTAATTTAACTATTGATGGACAGAAGATAACCGTTCAAGATGGAACAACCATACTGGAAGCTGCCAGAGAATTAGGTATCGACATACCCAATTTCTGTTATGATAAGGATTTAACTGTAACAGCTGCCTGTCGTATGTGTGTTGTTGAAGTTGCCGGCGCCCGTAATCTGCCTGCAGCCTGCGCCACACCCGTAACTGAAGGAATGGTTATACAAACCGAATCGCCCAGGGTTGTTGAATCCAGAAAAATGAATTTGGATCTTTTGCTGGCCAATCATCCACAAGACTGTTTAACCTGCGAAAAAACAGGCGATTGCCGCTTGCAGGATTATTGCTACAGGTACGGCATCAAGGAAAGCTCCTACAAGGGCGAGAAAAAGCAAATAGCAATAGACAGCGAAAATCATCTGATTGAGCGCGATCAGAACAAGTGTATCTTATGCGGAAAGTGTGTGAGTGTCTGCCGTGAGGTACAGGTTACAACGGCTGTGGATTTTATCGGACGCGGATTTGACACCAAAGTTACACCTCCCTTTGATTTGCCTTTATCTCAAGATTCATGCCGCTTCTGCGGGCAATGTGTAAGCATGTGCCCGACTGGTGCCCTTACCAACAAGCAATTTAAAGGGGTAAGGCCATGGGAAGTCAAAAAGGTTCAGACAACCTGCCCTTTCTGCGGTGTAGGATGTAATTTTGATTTAAACGTAAAGAACGGAAAGGTGGTAGGTGTTACACCAAATGCCGATGCACCCGTTAATGGCCGTTCAATGTGCGTAAAGGGCCGTTTCCATACGGATATGATATACAGCCCTGACAGAATTACTACTCCCCTTATTAAAAAGGAAGGAAAATTTGTGGAGGCAAGCTGGGAAGAAGCCCTGAGTCTTGTTTCTGAAAAATTTAAAGAAATAAAAGCCCGGGACGGCGGTGATGCAATAGCTGCATTAAGCTCTGCACGCTGTACAAACGAAGATAACTGGGCAATGCAAAAATTCATGCGCGCAGTAATAGGTACTAATAATGTTGACCACTGCGCACGTACCTGACATGCTCCGACAGTGGCCGGTCTGGCTGCAACATTAGGAAGCGGAGCAATGACAAATTCCATCGATGAGATAGAATTTAACGATGTATTATTTATAATAGGTTCAAATGCCCCGGAGGCACATCCCGTAATCGGAAGTAAAATGAAGAGAGCTGTAAGACGCGGCGCCAAGCTTATTGTCGTTGATCCAAGGCGTACTGAGCTGGCACAGCATTCTGAAATTTGGCTGCAAATCACTCCGGGTACCGATGCCGCATTGATTAACGGTTTGATTTATTTAATCGTTAAGAACGGCTGGGCTGACATGAAATTCGTTGAAGAACGCTGCGAAGGCTTTGATGACATGTGGAAGGTGGTTCAGAATTATCATCCTGAAATGGTAAGTGAAATTACAGGTATACCTGTGGATAAGATTTACGCTGCTGCCGAGCTTTATGCTAAAACAGAGAAGGCTGGAATCTATTATACCTTAGGTATAACCGAGCATACCACAGGAACTGAAAATGTTATGAACCTGGCTAATCTCGCCATGGTTACAGGACATTTAGGAATTGAAAGCGCAGGTATAAATCCTCTGCGCGGCCAGAACAACGTTCAGGGTGCCTGCGATTTGGCTGCACTTCCAAACGTATATCCCGGTTACAGATCAATTGCAGATCCGGCAGCTAAGGCAGCCTTCGAGGAAGCCTGGGGAGTACCATTAAGCGAAAAGATGGGCTTGCGTATACCCGAAATGATAGATGTAGCTGTTTACGGCAAATTAAAAGCTATGTATATCATGGGTGAAGATCCTGTGCTTACTGACCCGGATGCCAACCATGTAAAGAAAGCAATGAGCAGCCTTGAGTTTTTGGTAGTTCAGGACCTTTACATGACAGAAACCGCAAAATTTGCTGATGTATTCCTGCCTGCTGCATTATATGCAGAAAAGGACGGTACATTTACAAATACCGAAAGACGTGTACAAAGAGTAAGAAAAGCTGTGGAAGCTCCCGGACAGTGCAGGGCTGACTGGGATATCATCTGTGATATATCAAAACGCATGGGCTATAACATGGATTATAAAGATGCGGAAGAAATATTTGAAGAAATCAGAAGATTGACCCCCAGCTATTCAGGAATAACCTATAAGCGTATTGAAAAAATAGGCTTGCAGTGGCCTTGTCCAACGGTCGAACATCCGGGAACAAAATACCTTCATAAGGGTGTATTCCCGAGAGGAAAAGGTTTGATGCAGGGTATAGAATACAAAGCGCCTGCCGAACTTACAAACCAGGATTATCCAATGCTTCTTACTACAGGACGTATGCTTTATCATTACAATATAATGACAAGACATTCATCCAATCTTGATACATTAAGACCCCATGAGCTGGCGGAAATTAATCCGGAAGATGCAGAAAAACTGGGAATCCAAGACGGAGAAGAAATAAGGGTTACATCCCGCAGGGGTTCCATAGTAACCAAAACAATTATTACCGATAAAGTATCTCCGGGTGTGATGTTTATGACATTCCATTACAAGGAATCGCCGGTTAACGAGCTTACAAATTCAGCATATGACCCAATATCCAAGACTGCTGAATACAAAGTTTCTGCTGTGAAAATTGAAAAATTTGCCGCAGCAGGAGGCGTATAA
- a CDS encoding nitroreductase family protein has product MLDLLKKRRSIRKFEPKEVEKEKIDTILKAALLAPSSRALRPWEFIAVTDKEVLKELSNFRGNGSKFLADAPLGIVVLADHEICDVWVEDASITASIMQLTAVSLGLGSCWMQTRERVHDENTKAGDYVKKLLGIPDKYSVLCILAIGYPAEDKKPYSDEDLLYGKIHNNKF; this is encoded by the coding sequence ATGCTGGATTTACTTAAAAAAAGAAGAAGCATAAGAAAATTTGAACCCAAGGAAGTGGAGAAGGAAAAGATTGACACCATTCTCAAGGCAGCTTTGCTTGCACCTTCTTCAAGAGCTCTAAGGCCGTGGGAGTTTATTGCGGTGACCGACAAGGAAGTTTTAAAAGAGCTTTCCAATTTCAGAGGAAACGGATCAAAGTTTTTAGCCGACGCGCCCTTGGGAATTGTGGTCCTTGCAGATCATGAAATTTGCGATGTATGGGTGGAGGACGCTTCCATTACAGCTTCCATTATGCAGCTGACCGCCGTTTCCCTGGGACTTGGCTCCTGCTGGATGCAAACAAGGGAAAGGGTACATGATGAAAATACTAAGGCAGGAGATTATGTCAAAAAGCTTTTAGGTATTCCCGACAAATACAGCGTACTGTGTATTTTAGCCATAGGCTATCCTGCAGAAGATAAGAAGCCTTATAGTGATGAGGATTTGCTTTACGGCAAAA
- a CDS encoding winged helix-turn-helix domain-containing protein translates to MNLFYIIEKKIGLHRCFHNNEVVKLVDKNSTRLSHNKLKSKSKIWIEVDGQVVFGDGRIALFEAIEKLGSIRQAAALLGMSYRAAWGKIKSTEERLGLELIKKYTGGANSGAVLTDDAKELLDIYRQFKKDAINSVDSLFASYFNKFLKNSDNL, encoded by the coding sequence ATGAATTTATTCTATATAATAGAGAAAAAGATTGGGCTGCATAGATGTTTTCATAATAATGAGGTGGTTAAACTGGTTGATAAAAATTCTACAAGGTTATCTCATAATAAACTTAAGTCTAAATCTAAAATATGGATAGAAGTTGACGGGCAGGTAGTTTTCGGTGATGGAAGAATAGCTCTTTTTGAAGCCATAGAAAAATTAGGCTCAATACGTCAGGCAGCGGCTTTATTAGGTATGTCCTACAGGGCTGCCTGGGGTAAAATAAAATCAACAGAGGAGCGTTTAGGCCTTGAGCTTATTAAAAAGTATACCGGCGGAGCAAACAGCGGGGCAGTTCTCACTGATGATGCCAAAGAGCTACTGGACATTTACCGGCAATTCAAGAAAGATGCCATAAACTCGGTAGATAGTTTATTTGCCAGCTATTTCAACAAATTCCTGAAAAATTCCGATAATTTATAA
- the hsp18 gene encoding heat shock protein Hsp18 codes for MFDMVPFRKNDLTGRDEFFSPFFKNFFDDDFMSFMTNMGGNFKADLKETEENYLIEADLPGIKKEAIDIEFNENHLVITAKRDETTEDKRENYVRRERHYGEFKRSFHIDNVDQNGIDASFKDGVLKVVLPKLNKGNDKKKKIDIQ; via the coding sequence ATGTTTGATATGGTACCTTTCAGAAAGAATGATTTGACAGGCAGGGACGAATTCTTCTCACCGTTTTTTAAAAACTTCTTTGATGATGATTTTATGTCATTCATGACTAACATGGGCGGTAATTTCAAAGCTGACCTGAAGGAAACAGAAGAAAATTATCTCATTGAAGCCGACTTGCCGGGAATCAAAAAGGAAGCTATAGACATTGAATTTAATGAAAACCATCTTGTGATCACAGCAAAAAGAGATGAAACAACTGAGGATAAAAGAGAAAACTATGTAAGAAGAGAAAGACATTACGGTGAATTCAAAAGAAGCTTCCATATAGATAATGTAGACCAGAACGGCATTGATGCATCCTTTAAGGACGGTGTCTTAAAAGTAGTTCTTCCCAAGCTCAACAAAGGCAATGACAAAAAGAAGAAAATAGACATTCAGTAA
- a CDS encoding CooT family nickel-binding protein, with protein MCEANVYLLDEDGMPRLYLESVDKIIPEGDEIFLENIFYQRKQIKARIKEMALVEHKIILEKLIK; from the coding sequence ATGTGCGAAGCTAATGTTTATCTTCTTGATGAAGATGGAATGCCTCGGTTGTATCTTGAATCAGTCGATAAAATTATTCCCGAAGGAGATGAGATATTTCTTGAAAACATATTTTATCAAAGGAAGCAGATAAAAGCGCGGATAAAGGAAATGGCTCTTGTAGAACATAAGATTATTCTTGAAAAGTTGATTAAGTAA
- a CDS encoding formate/nitrite transporter family protein, translating into MKLRNDLFYTPQEITKNYVESGHKRATLSSKKLILLGILAGAFIAFAAEGSNQAIHTIESVGIGKALAGALFSTGLMMVIMAGGELFTGNCLIIISCAEGRTRWRDMAKNLFFVYIGNFIGSVLIAYLIFKSGQLGFSGGLLGGYTIKTATYKTGLTFTNAFILGILCNWLVCIAVWMASAAKDITGKVFAIFFPIWLFITSGFEHSIANMYYIPAGIMAKSNPAFVEQAIKLGVSPEKIAALNWGTFITKNLIPVTLGNIVGGAVCVGLAYWFIYSHKSVNLVEENSPNNTLLKETA; encoded by the coding sequence ATGAAATTGAGGAATGATTTGTTTTATACACCACAGGAAATAACAAAAAACTATGTTGAATCAGGTCATAAAAGAGCCACTTTATCATCTAAGAAATTGATTCTTTTAGGAATTCTTGCCGGTGCTTTTATAGCATTTGCGGCTGAAGGCTCCAATCAGGCAATTCATACTATTGAATCTGTTGGTATAGGCAAAGCTCTGGCAGGTGCATTATTCTCAACGGGCCTTATGATGGTTATCATGGCAGGCGGAGAATTATTTACAGGCAATTGTCTTATTATAATTTCTTGCGCCGAGGGCAGGACTAGATGGCGTGACATGGCTAAAAACTTGTTCTTTGTTTATATAGGTAATTTTATAGGCTCAGTATTGATAGCATACTTGATTTTCAAGTCGGGACAGCTTGGCTTTTCAGGCGGACTTCTTGGAGGTTACACAATAAAAACAGCAACGTATAAAACGGGCTTAACTTTTACAAATGCATTTATCTTGGGTATACTTTGTAACTGGCTGGTCTGCATAGCTGTATGGATGGCATCTGCCGCAAAGGATATAACAGGCAAGGTATTTGCAATATTCTTTCCAATATGGCTGTTTATAACATCAGGATTTGAGCACAGCATAGCAAATATGTACTATATACCTGCCGGTATAATGGCAAAGAGCAACCCTGCATTCGTTGAGCAGGCGATTAAATTAGGGGTAAGCCCTGAGAAGATAGCAGCCTTGAATTGGGGAACATTCATTACTAAAAACCTCATCCCCGTAACTTTGGGGAATATCGTAGGGGGAGCAGTTTGCGTTGGTCTTGCTTACTGGTTCATATACAGCCACAAGAGCGTAAATTTGGTGGAAGAGAATTCACCTAACAATACTCTATTGAAAGAAACGGCTTAA
- a CDS encoding DUF3842 family protein codes for MRIAVIDGQGGGIGKTIVEKLRKELPEDTEIIALGTNALATAAMIKAGANEGATGENAIVYSSGKVDVIMGPIGIISANSMHGELTPMMSKSIAESTARKILLPLNKCNIEIVGVDKSEPLPHLSDKAVQIVKDFIGGYENVRS; via the coding sequence ATGAGGATTGCTGTTATAGATGGACAGGGAGGCGGCATTGGTAAAACAATTGTTGAAAAGCTAAGAAAAGAACTGCCGGAGGATACCGAGATAATCGCACTGGGTACAAATGCTCTTGCTACGGCAGCTATGATTAAGGCAGGCGCAAATGAAGGGGCTACCGGTGAAAATGCAATAGTTTATAGTTCAGGTAAGGTTGATGTAATTATGGGGCCCATAGGTATTATATCGGCAAATTCAATGCATGGTGAATTGACACCTATGATGTCAAAATCAATTGCAGAAAGTACGGCAAGGAAGATTCTCTTACCGCTTAATAAATGCAATATAGAAATTGTAGGCGTGGATAAAAGCGAGCCGCTGCCGCATCTCTCAGATAAGGCGGTTCAAATTGTCAAAGACTTTATAGGGGGGTATGAAAATGTGCGAAGCTAA
- a CDS encoding class I SAM-dependent DNA methyltransferase, whose product MESQREYFNNLAHKWDEICYHDSKKIEMLLDYVGINKGDKILDVGCGTGVLTLFLRKLTGDGGSITSVDISENMIEAAKKKFSYDNVEFVAQDIMEFKPSEKYNAIILYSCFPHFQEKEQLIKRLYGYVDKGGSLSICHSQSRDDINRVHSKNKMVEEDVLPEAHYTAYMMKKTGLAIKVCLENDNMYIVSGTSV is encoded by the coding sequence ATGGAGAGTCAGAGGGAGTACTTTAACAATCTGGCCCATAAATGGGATGAAATCTGCTATCACGATTCAAAAAAGATTGAAATGCTGCTGGACTATGTGGGTATAAACAAAGGAGATAAAATCCTGGATGTAGGGTGCGGTACGGGGGTACTTACACTTTTTCTTCGTAAGCTGACGGGGGATGGTGGCAGTATTACTTCGGTGGATATATCGGAAAATATGATTGAGGCAGCAAAGAAAAAATTTAGTTATGATAATGTGGAATTCGTGGCGCAGGATATTATGGAATTTAAACCATCGGAGAAATATAATGCTATTATACTGTATTCATGTTTTCCTCATTTTCAGGAAAAAGAACAACTTATAAAAAGGCTGTACGGATACGTGGATAAAGGGGGCAGTTTAAGTATCTGCCACTCACAGAGCAGGGATGATATAAACCGGGTTCACAGTAAAAATAAGATGGTGGAAGAAGACGTGTTGCCGGAGGCTCATTATACTGCATATATGATGAAGAAAACAGGTCTTGCAATAAAAGTCTGCTTGGAAAATGATAATATGTATATAGTTTCCGGAACTTCTGTATAA
- a CDS encoding ABC transporter ATP-binding protein yields the protein MLKAVNLSIGYGNNKVINNFDLTIDKGDLITIIGVNGCGKSTLLKSLSRSLKPLKGVVYLDGQSIFRLDTKKVARRLSILPQAPKVPEDFTVRDLVSYGRQPYLGLTGKLKRQDHEVIDWAISATRIDYLQHRPVNTLSGGERQRAWLALALAQQPEVLLLDEPTTFLDVSCQFEVLELVKALNSILGITIVMVLHDINQAARYSKHMVVLKDGNVYRSGTPEEIVTEKVLEEVFNIKVRVFSDPDNNCPYFIPVRGNSECAAALDLYKK from the coding sequence ATGCTTAAGGCTGTGAACCTGTCCATTGGATATGGAAATAACAAGGTTATTAATAATTTTGATCTAACCATAGATAAAGGCGATTTGATAACCATTATAGGGGTGAACGGCTGCGGAAAGTCAACGCTTTTAAAAAGCCTTTCCAGAAGCTTGAAACCCTTGAAGGGTGTTGTTTATCTCGACGGGCAATCCATATTCAGGCTGGATACTAAAAAAGTTGCAAGAAGGCTATCAATACTTCCTCAGGCTCCGAAGGTTCCTGAGGATTTCACAGTCCGGGATTTGGTCAGCTATGGGAGGCAGCCTTACCTTGGACTGACCGGTAAACTAAAGAGACAAGACCATGAAGTAATTGACTGGGCCATATCTGCAACCCGTATTGATTATCTTCAACATCGCCCGGTAAACACCCTTTCAGGTGGAGAGCGCCAAAGGGCATGGCTGGCCCTTGCACTGGCACAGCAGCCGGAGGTTCTTCTCTTAGACGAGCCTACCACATTTCTTGATGTTTCATGTCAATTTGAAGTATTGGAGCTTGTAAAAGCATTGAATTCCATCCTTGGGATTACAATTGTCATGGTGCTTCATGACATAAATCAGGCTGCCAGGTATTCAAAACATATGGTCGTTTTAAAAGACGGCAATGTTTATAGATCAGGCACACCTGAAGAAATCGTAACAGAAAAGGTGCTGGAGGAAGTTTTTAATATTAAAGTTAGAGTTTTTAGTGATCCTGATAATAATTGCCCCTATTTCATACCTGTAAGAGGTAACAGTGAATGCGCTGCCGCCCTGGACTTGTATAAGAAATAA
- a CDS encoding DUF1653 domain-containing protein: protein MAQQEIKPGKKYRHFKGNEYLVLHIAKHSETMEDLVVYQALYGEGGIWVRPLSMFTEKVEINGQLISRFEECL from the coding sequence ATGGCACAGCAGGAAATAAAGCCGGGAAAAAAATACAGGCACTTTAAAGGCAACGAATATCTGGTGCTCCATATTGCAAAGCATTCCGAGACCATGGAGGACTTGGTTGTATATCAGGCTCTGTACGGTGAAGGCGGCATATGGGTAAGACCACTTTCCATGTTTACTGAAAAGGTGGAGATTAATGGACAATTGATCAGCAGATTTGAGGAATGCCTGTAA
- a CDS encoding ECF transporter S component has product MNTSTKNLVKAALFLACAVLLPTVFHTFRLGGQIFLPMHIPILIAAFMIPWEYAAITGFLAPLLSFLITGMPPMPSGIVMMLELTVYGAAASLLFNKYKSNLYIALILSMLSGRLVSITGNWILTALVMGKAFNFIAFMNSLFIVALPGIIIQLILVPIIVKLVKKSEKAPHNVKEAV; this is encoded by the coding sequence ATGAACACAAGTACAAAAAATTTAGTAAAAGCAGCATTATTTCTTGCCTGTGCTGTATTGCTTCCCACGGTTTTTCACACATTCAGGCTGGGAGGGCAAATATTTTTGCCTATGCATATTCCAATACTGATAGCAGCGTTTATGATACCTTGGGAATACGCGGCCATTACAGGTTTTTTAGCTCCGCTCTTGAGCTTTCTTATTACCGGAATGCCTCCAATGCCCAGCGGAATTGTGATGATGCTTGAACTGACAGTATATGGAGCAGCAGCATCACTTCTATTTAATAAATACAAATCTAACCTTTATATTGCATTGATATTATCGATGTTATCCGGAAGACTTGTTTCAATTACGGGTAACTGGATATTGACAGCATTAGTCATGGGTAAGGCTTTTAACTTTATTGCATTCATGAATAGCTTGTTTATTGTAGCTTTACCAGGTATTATAATTCAACTTATTCTTGTTCCTATCATAGTGAAACTGGTTAAAAAAAGTGAAAAAGCCCCTCACAATGTGAAGGAGGCGGTATAA